A portion of the Suricata suricatta isolate VVHF042 chromosome 11, meerkat_22Aug2017_6uvM2_HiC, whole genome shotgun sequence genome contains these proteins:
- the LOC115272002 gene encoding olfactory receptor 52N4, whose amino-acid sequence MLMLNKTNWTPASFILNGVPGLEDMHLWISFPFCSMYVVAMVGNCGLLYLIRYEDSLHRPMYFFLAMLSLTDIVMCSSTIPKALSIFWCHLKEIGFDECLVQMFFIHTFTGMESGVLMLMALDRYVAICYPLRYSTILTNPVIAKVGLATFLRGVLLIIPFTFLTKRLPYCRGNIIPHTYCDHMSVAKLSCGNIKANAIYGLMVALLIGGFDILCITVSYTMILRAVVSLSSADARQKAFSTCTAHICAIVFSYSPAFFSFFSHRFGGHTIPPSCHIIVANIYLLLPPTMNPIVYGVKTKQIRDCVIRIFSGSKDIKSHSM is encoded by the coding sequence ATGCTAATGCTGAATAAAACAAACTGGACCCCAGCCTCATTCATTCTTAATGGAGTCCCAGGACTCGAGGACATGCACCTGTGGATTTCCTTCCCATTCTGCTCCATGTATGTTGTGGCAATGGTAGGGAATTGTGGGCTCCTCTACCTCATCCGCTATGAGGACTCCCTGCACCGgcccatgtatttctttttagccATGCTTTCCCTTACTGATATTGTCATGTGCTCTAGTACAATCCCCAAAGCTCTCAGCATATTCTGGTGTCATCTCAAAGAAATTGGCTTTGATGAATGTCTGGTCCAGATGTTCTTCATCCACACCTTCACAGGGATGGAGTCTGGGGTGCTCATGCTTATGGCCCTGgaccgctacgtggccatctgTTACCCTCTGCGCTATTCAACTATCCTCACCAATCCTGTCATTGCAAAGGTTGGGCTTGCTACTTTCCTGAGAGGGGTGTTGCTCATTattcctttcacttttctcaCCAAGCGCCTGCCCTATTGCAGAGGGAATATAATTCCTCACACCTACTGTGATCACATGTCTGTAGCCAAATTATCCTGTGGAAATATCAAGGCCAATGCCATCTATGGTCTGATGGTTGCCCTCCTGATCGGGGGCTTTGACATCCTGTGCATCACAGTCTCCTACACCATGATCCTCCGGGCAGTGGTCAGCCTCTCCTCGGCAGATGCTCGGCAGAAGGCCTTCAGCACCTGCACTGCCCACATCTGTGCTATTGTCTTCTCCTACAGTCcagccttcttctctttcttttcccaccGATTTGGGGGCCATACAATCCCTCCATCTTGCCACATCATTGTGGCCAATATTTATCTGCTTCTGCCTCCCACTATGAACCCTATTGTCTATGGAGTGAAAACCAAACAGATACGTGACTGTGTCATCAGGATCTTTTCAGGTTCTAAGGACATCAAATCCCACAGTATGTAA